From the Synechococcus sp. HK01-R genome, one window contains:
- the ald gene encoding alanine dehydrogenase has protein sequence MAHSVLSAPMASIGVPTEIKSDEQRVALTPDGARELVMQGLEVRVQSGAGAGAGISDDAFAAAGARVVDREEAWAAHLVVKVKEPQEEEFPFLRDDMVLFTYLHLAAYPKVGQALLDAGTTGVAYETVQLENGSLPLLAPMSEIAGRLAAQVGARLLERPNGGRGVLIGGCTGVRPARVVVLGAGTVGWNAARLAAAMDAEVMLLDRSPERLRSLEADRRGRLMSVVSSRGLLERLVPTADLLIGAVLTPGGRAPTLVDEGMVQQMKPGSVIVDVAIDQGGCVGTSRETTHTDPTVTIHGVQHYAVGNMPGAVPFTSTEALVSVTLPYILGIAGRGLEEAVTERPELLSGLNTVQGAVCHPGVAKALGVPPRHPMACLR, from the coding sequence ATGGCCCACTCCGTTCTCTCCGCCCCGATGGCGAGCATCGGGGTGCCAACCGAGATCAAGTCGGATGAGCAACGGGTCGCCCTGACCCCAGACGGTGCGCGGGAGCTGGTGATGCAGGGCCTTGAAGTGCGTGTGCAAAGCGGAGCAGGGGCTGGCGCCGGCATCAGCGATGACGCCTTTGCTGCCGCGGGTGCCCGGGTGGTGGACCGTGAGGAGGCCTGGGCCGCCCACCTGGTGGTGAAAGTGAAGGAACCGCAGGAGGAGGAATTCCCATTCCTGCGCGATGACATGGTGCTGTTCACCTACCTGCATCTGGCCGCCTACCCAAAGGTGGGTCAGGCGCTCCTCGATGCAGGCACCACCGGCGTGGCCTACGAAACCGTGCAGCTGGAGAACGGCAGCCTGCCGCTGTTGGCACCGATGAGCGAGATCGCCGGTCGGCTCGCAGCCCAGGTAGGTGCCCGGCTTCTGGAACGACCGAACGGTGGCCGTGGCGTACTGATCGGGGGCTGCACCGGGGTTCGTCCAGCACGGGTGGTGGTGCTCGGCGCCGGCACGGTGGGCTGGAATGCAGCGCGGCTTGCGGCGGCGATGGATGCAGAGGTGATGCTGCTGGATCGCTCCCCAGAACGGCTGCGCAGCCTGGAAGCCGACCGGCGCGGACGCCTGATGAGCGTGGTGAGCAGCCGGGGATTACTGGAGCGACTGGTGCCAACCGCAGACCTGCTGATTGGTGCCGTGCTCACACCAGGGGGCCGAGCACCGACCCTGGTGGACGAAGGCATGGTGCAGCAGATGAAACCGGGGTCAGTGATCGTGGATGTGGCGATCGACCAAGGGGGCTGCGTCGGGACCAGCCGGGAGACCACCCACACCGACCCAACCGTGACGATCCATGGGGTGCAGCACTACGCCGTGGGCAACATGCCTGGGGCCGTGCCTTTCACCTCCACCGAGGCCCTGGTCAGCGTGACACTGCCTTACATCCTCGGCATCGCTGGCCGCGGACTGGAGGAAGCCGTCACGGAGCGGCCCGAATTGCTTTCAGGCTTAAACACCGTGCAAGGCGCGGTCTGCCATCCCGGAGTCGCCAAAGCCCTGGGAGTGCCACCTCGCCACCCAATGGCCTGCCTGCGCTGA